Proteins co-encoded in one Luteolibacter sp. Y139 genomic window:
- a CDS encoding DUF1194 domain-containing protein yields MKTATLPGGRLRLTRSVLGALCMGAAVLGVPQQVTAESVDSELLLMVDSTQRGLNNRDFDALMDSYADAFSSASVMNSIQSGSYGRIAVSLVFFGNANTQVVGIPWMSIGSAAEAQTFADILRAINRPASPGSIQIDSALLAAIPLFGTETGAGSNGYESTAQIVEFAAASTPAGNSTAGVAAARNQALASGVDVINSIAVGNQAGNIASYFTNNVIGGQTGGVVASSSSSALNGNLSTFLSSQVSGQVGAGAAASLSAVPEPSPLLALVFGFGLLCLRRQRIVG; encoded by the coding sequence ATGAAAACTGCGACCCTCCCCGGCGGTCGCCTGCGTTTGACGCGCTCCGTCCTCGGTGCCCTCTGCATGGGTGCCGCGGTGCTGGGTGTGCCACAGCAGGTCACTGCGGAATCCGTTGATAGCGAGCTGTTGTTGATGGTTGATTCCACCCAGCGTGGTCTCAACAATCGCGACTTCGACGCATTGATGGATAGCTACGCCGACGCGTTCAGCAGCGCGTCGGTCATGAACTCCATCCAATCCGGCTCCTACGGTCGGATTGCGGTGTCGCTCGTCTTTTTTGGAAATGCCAACACCCAGGTGGTGGGTATTCCCTGGATGAGCATCGGCAGTGCGGCCGAGGCGCAGACCTTCGCGGACATCCTGAGAGCGATCAATCGTCCGGCCTCGCCCGGTTCGATCCAAATCGATAGTGCCTTGCTCGCAGCGATCCCGCTTTTCGGCACAGAGACCGGTGCGGGCAGCAATGGCTACGAGAGCACGGCCCAAATTGTCGAATTCGCAGCCGCTTCCACTCCTGCCGGCAATAGCACTGCCGGGGTGGCTGCCGCGCGGAACCAAGCGCTGGCCTCTGGTGTGGATGTGATCAATTCGATCGCCGTCGGCAATCAGGCTGGGAATATCGCGAGCTACTTCACGAACAACGTCATCGGCGGTCAGACCGGTGGTGTGGTCGCCAGCAGCAGCAGCTCCGCCCTGAATGGCAATCTGAGCACCTTCCTCTCCTCCCAGGTCTCCGGGCAGGTGGGAGCCGGGGCTGCGGCATCGCTGTCGGCGGTGCCGGAACCGTCGCCCTTGCTTGCGCTGGTATTCGGCTTCGGCCTGCTGTGCCTGCGCCGGCAGCGGATTGTCGGTTGA
- the lpxD gene encoding UDP-3-O-(3-hydroxymyristoyl)glucosamine N-acyltransferase, translating to MALTLSELARLVDGDIVRGGPDLLIEGIGALDEAGGSELSFLGNEKYRNQYLATRAGAVIVPRGVTEGPETSALIAADNPSFAFGLAVKHFVAATARVFTPGIHPRACVDESAKLDPAKVRIHAGAVVMAGAEIGDGSEIGPNTVVGEHVKIGRDCLFYANVSIRERCLIGDRVILQPGAVIGSDGYGYEVIEGRHVKVDQVGIVEVQDDVEIGANTTVDRARFGRTVIGQGTKVDNLVQIAHNVQIGRHCLVVSQTGIAGSVKLADYVVAAAQVGIAGHVKVGAKAILSARTGVTKDIEGGKTYGGNPAHDYMEEQRSRAHVRQLPKLIERVKALEKKASEE from the coding sequence GTGGCCCTGACCCTTTCCGAACTGGCCCGCCTGGTCGATGGTGACATCGTCCGCGGCGGGCCTGATCTTTTGATCGAAGGCATCGGCGCGCTTGATGAGGCCGGTGGCTCGGAACTCTCTTTCCTGGGGAATGAGAAGTATCGTAATCAGTACCTGGCGACCCGTGCCGGGGCGGTGATCGTCCCGCGTGGCGTGACCGAGGGCCCGGAAACGAGTGCCCTGATCGCCGCGGACAACCCGTCCTTCGCCTTTGGGCTGGCGGTGAAGCATTTCGTGGCGGCCACGGCGCGTGTTTTCACCCCGGGCATTCACCCGCGGGCGTGTGTCGATGAATCGGCGAAACTGGATCCAGCGAAGGTGCGGATTCACGCCGGCGCCGTGGTGATGGCCGGCGCTGAAATCGGGGACGGCAGCGAGATCGGGCCGAATACCGTGGTCGGCGAGCACGTGAAGATCGGCCGCGATTGTCTCTTTTACGCCAATGTGTCGATTCGTGAGCGCTGCCTGATCGGGGATCGCGTGATTCTCCAGCCGGGGGCCGTGATCGGCTCGGATGGCTACGGCTACGAGGTCATCGAAGGCCGCCACGTGAAGGTCGATCAGGTCGGCATCGTCGAGGTGCAGGATGACGTGGAGATCGGTGCGAATACCACCGTCGACCGCGCGCGCTTCGGCCGCACTGTGATCGGGCAGGGGACGAAGGTCGATAACCTGGTGCAGATCGCGCACAACGTGCAGATCGGCAGGCATTGCCTGGTGGTCTCACAGACCGGCATCGCCGGTAGCGTGAAGCTGGCCGACTATGTTGTAGCGGCAGCGCAGGTCGGCATTGCCGGTCACGTGAAGGTAGGTGCGAAGGCGATTCTTTCCGCCCGTACTGGCGTCACCAAGGACATCGAGGGCGGTAAAACCTACGGCGGAAATCCCGCGCACGACTATATGGAGGAGCAGCGTTCCCGCGCCCACGTCCGGCAGTTACCGAAGCTCATCGAGCGGGTGAAGGCGCTGGAAAAGAAGGCGTCCGAGGAATGA
- a CDS encoding right-handed parallel beta-helix repeat-containing protein, whose protein sequence is MIARLLLFLSCSAAMALDDFRPMVTEAITKGEKKIVIPAGTYRLAPVGGEKCVWSLHDLKDLEIIADGVTLISTKLTRALAIDACSGVTLRGLTVDYDPLPFTQGTVTAVAEDKSWIDVKLHAGYPRQPYSRIDVVDPATRYRKKGMPFLWGTKAELHGDDTVRVTLKGIGNTATVGTLASLNTGPATDGIPHALSIEHCSSLTLRGVTIHSAPGMGILECDGDGKTAYLGCRVVPGPIPDGASEARLLSTSWDAMQTKTVRHGPRVEDCEIREAGDDSWSVQSADFMVLKATGNTLVIACRDEYTIGVESSDRLKTRIGGPEATITARRGLSRAGATLDADVLAKLKDAPQWSEWKVSPKCLEVTLDQALPVKPGDSLYSPDRMGNGFAFLNNRIHSSGRVLIKAAGRIEGNILDTPHALVVCPELPDKAAAGIDGLVIRKNTIRRSGWFCAAPWSAQAGALSITAAGDAQQLRPPGVFANLVIENNTFEDCSGPNLAITSARGVKVSGNHFIRPHHDKPDGTGGSYGIASNAVIWTTQCEDVEMKDNPITEPGPFCGEQVVEKKP, encoded by the coding sequence ATGATTGCCCGGCTCCTCCTCTTCCTTTCGTGCAGTGCCGCAATGGCGCTCGACGACTTTCGTCCGATGGTCACTGAGGCGATCACCAAGGGAGAAAAGAAAATCGTGATCCCGGCCGGCACCTATCGGCTGGCACCGGTCGGCGGAGAGAAATGCGTGTGGTCGCTTCATGATCTAAAGGACCTCGAGATCATCGCGGATGGTGTGACCCTCATTTCCACCAAGCTCACCCGAGCCCTGGCGATCGATGCCTGCAGCGGCGTCACCTTGCGTGGACTGACCGTGGACTACGATCCTCTGCCCTTCACCCAAGGCACTGTCACCGCCGTCGCGGAAGACAAGAGCTGGATCGATGTGAAGCTCCACGCCGGCTACCCACGCCAGCCGTATTCGCGCATTGATGTCGTGGATCCCGCAACACGCTACCGCAAGAAAGGCATGCCCTTCCTATGGGGCACCAAGGCAGAGCTGCACGGCGACGACACGGTCAGAGTGACACTGAAGGGAATCGGCAACACCGCCACCGTCGGCACGCTCGCCTCGCTCAATACCGGCCCAGCCACCGATGGCATCCCGCATGCGCTTTCGATAGAGCACTGCTCGTCGTTAACCCTGCGCGGCGTGACCATCCACAGCGCCCCCGGCATGGGCATCCTCGAATGCGATGGCGATGGAAAAACAGCCTACCTCGGCTGCCGCGTCGTGCCCGGACCAATACCTGACGGCGCGAGCGAAGCACGCCTGCTCAGCACCTCATGGGATGCCATGCAGACGAAAACCGTCCGCCACGGCCCACGCGTCGAAGACTGCGAGATCCGCGAAGCAGGCGATGACTCATGGAGCGTCCAATCAGCCGACTTCATGGTGCTGAAAGCCACCGGCAACACGCTCGTGATCGCATGCCGTGACGAATATACCATCGGCGTGGAGAGCAGCGATCGCCTGAAGACTCGCATCGGCGGACCAGAAGCCACCATCACCGCGCGCCGCGGGCTGTCGCGCGCCGGAGCAACGCTCGATGCCGATGTACTCGCGAAGCTGAAGGATGCGCCGCAGTGGTCAGAGTGGAAAGTCTCACCGAAGTGCCTGGAGGTCACCCTCGATCAAGCCCTGCCAGTGAAGCCCGGCGACTCCCTCTATTCGCCCGACCGCATGGGCAATGGCTTCGCTTTCCTCAACAATCGCATCCACAGCTCCGGCCGTGTGCTCATCAAGGCAGCGGGCCGTATCGAAGGAAACATCCTCGACACGCCGCATGCACTGGTCGTCTGCCCCGAGCTTCCCGATAAAGCAGCAGCAGGTATCGACGGACTGGTCATTCGCAAGAACACCATCCGCCGCTCCGGCTGGTTCTGCGCCGCGCCATGGTCCGCCCAGGCTGGCGCGCTTTCCATCACGGCCGCGGGTGACGCCCAGCAACTCCGGCCTCCCGGCGTCTTCGCCAACTTGGTGATCGAGAACAACACCTTCGAGGACTGCTCCGGCCCGAATCTGGCGATCACCTCGGCACGCGGCGTCAAAGTCAGCGGCAATCACTTCATCCGCCCCCATCACGACAAGCCCGATGGCACCGGCGGAAGCTACGGCATCGCGAGCAATGCCGTGATCTGGACCACGCAATGCGAGGACGTGGAGATGAAGGACAATCCCATCACCGAGCCTGGCCCCTTCTGCGGGGAGCAGGTGGTGGAAAAGAAGCCGTGA
- a CDS encoding DUF5722 domain-containing protein — translation MTAFFRLLAASVLLITGLFAGENLESYLGHDFTAKITKVVVGHDAVHIEGKIPAESSGVFLADIPMDLPYDDPKSWETLSEMKPVNGGFSLNIPRKRQRDGLDYDRLISRWQLVKKGPTGIEPLSHAHYADEVVSRSPNLPAAKPKSKKGLGGWNAGRIPDELDELGISSVTVNVMIHSLVSIDAQPDTTPFTWQGRTYHAREKALAGLDATFLEAQKHGVMVSAILLVANPAKDTSPVVKVLGHPDASPEGTFAMPNVTSPDGLALYGAILNLMAERWSRPDGKYGRVHHWIMHNEVDAGWEWTNAGNKSALEFMDLYQRSMRLMDLIARQYDPNSHAFISLTHHWADRGQPKWYGSKQLLELLVKFTKAEGDFPWALAYHPYPQDLTNPRTWEDGQATFTFNTAKITPNNLEVLDAWMKQPDLLYRGKVRPVHCSENGFNSKDYSEQQLTDQAAGMALAWKKIQALSSIEAWQYHNWIDNRGEGGLRIGLRKFPDEPGDPLGKKPIWHLYQALGTPGEDKACDPYLKVMGLHSWKNALHREAIR, via the coding sequence ATGACCGCTTTCTTCCGGCTTCTCGCTGCATCCGTCTTACTGATCACCGGTTTATTCGCCGGGGAGAACCTCGAGAGCTATCTCGGCCACGACTTCACCGCGAAGATCACGAAAGTCGTGGTCGGCCACGATGCCGTGCATATCGAGGGAAAGATCCCCGCGGAAAGCAGCGGAGTCTTTCTTGCCGACATCCCGATGGATCTTCCTTACGACGATCCGAAGAGCTGGGAAACCCTGTCCGAGATGAAGCCAGTGAATGGCGGTTTTTCTCTCAATATCCCGCGCAAGCGCCAGCGCGACGGACTCGACTACGACCGTCTCATATCACGTTGGCAGCTGGTGAAGAAGGGTCCAACGGGCATCGAGCCACTGTCGCATGCCCACTATGCGGACGAAGTGGTGTCGCGTTCACCTAATCTTCCTGCCGCAAAGCCGAAGAGCAAGAAGGGCCTCGGCGGATGGAATGCCGGGCGCATTCCCGATGAGCTGGACGAGCTCGGGATTTCCTCCGTCACGGTGAATGTGATGATCCACTCGCTGGTCTCAATCGACGCGCAACCGGACACCACACCCTTCACATGGCAGGGCCGCACCTACCACGCCCGCGAGAAAGCACTGGCCGGCTTGGATGCCACTTTCCTGGAAGCGCAGAAACACGGCGTGATGGTCTCCGCGATCCTGTTAGTCGCAAATCCCGCAAAGGACACGAGTCCCGTCGTGAAGGTGCTAGGCCACCCCGATGCCTCTCCCGAAGGAACCTTCGCGATGCCGAACGTCACCTCCCCCGACGGCCTCGCACTCTACGGCGCGATCCTGAACCTGATGGCCGAGCGTTGGTCACGCCCCGATGGCAAGTATGGCCGCGTGCATCACTGGATCATGCACAACGAGGTCGACGCCGGCTGGGAATGGACCAATGCGGGCAACAAGTCCGCCCTCGAATTCATGGATCTCTACCAGCGTTCGATGCGTCTGATGGACCTGATCGCGCGGCAATACGATCCGAACAGCCACGCCTTCATCTCCCTCACCCACCACTGGGCGGACCGGGGCCAGCCAAAGTGGTATGGCTCGAAGCAATTGCTCGAGCTGCTGGTCAAGTTCACGAAGGCAGAAGGAGACTTCCCCTGGGCGCTCGCCTATCACCCCTACCCGCAGGATCTCACCAACCCGCGCACGTGGGAAGACGGACAAGCCACCTTCACCTTCAATACCGCCAAGATCACCCCGAACAACCTGGAGGTGCTCGATGCCTGGATGAAGCAGCCTGACTTGCTCTATCGCGGCAAGGTGCGGCCGGTTCATTGCTCCGAAAACGGCTTCAATTCGAAGGACTATTCGGAACAGCAACTGACCGATCAAGCGGCCGGTATGGCGCTGGCGTGGAAGAAGATCCAGGCACTGTCTTCGATCGAGGCATGGCAGTATCACAATTGGATCGACAATCGCGGCGAAGGTGGCCTGCGCATCGGCCTGAGGAAATTCCCCGATGAACCTGGCGACCCGCTCGGCAAGAAGCCGATCTGGCATCTCTATCAAGCGCTCGGCACACCCGGCGAAGACAAAGCCTGCGACCCGTATTTGAAAGTGATGGGACTTCACTCATGGAAGAACGCCCTCCATCGCGAGGCAATTCGATGA
- a CDS encoding FAD-dependent oxidoreductase has protein sequence MDTPVTIIGAGLGGLVLARVLHVHGIAATVYEAEASANSRGQGGMLDIHEPDGQLALRMAGLHEQFRELIHPGGQALRILGKGGEVLLTHPDDGTGGRPEVPRGELRRILMESLPAGTIRWGHKVASVSPLGGGRHEVAFANGSAVTTSLLVGADGAWSKVRPILSGAKPEYVGTTFIETHLSDGDVRHPASAEAVGGGSMFSVAPGKGILAHREPNGVLHTYVALNKPKKWVESIDFSDQATALDRIAAEFEGWAPELRALITDGETVPAARVLHILPADHRWDRVPGVTLLGDAAHLIMPSGEGANLAMLDGAELGAAIAAHPGDVEAALAAYEEVMFLRSAAAAKAAEEMQEILFGDDAPQGLLDFFAAHQPGE, from the coding sequence ATGGATACTCCAGTCACGATCATCGGCGCGGGCCTTGGCGGGCTCGTTCTTGCGCGGGTCCTCCACGTCCACGGGATCGCCGCGACCGTCTATGAGGCGGAGGCTTCGGCGAACTCGCGTGGCCAAGGAGGAATGCTCGATATTCACGAGCCGGACGGACAGCTCGCGCTCAGGATGGCGGGGCTCCATGAGCAGTTCCGTGAACTCATTCACCCTGGGGGTCAGGCGCTGCGGATCCTTGGCAAGGGTGGGGAGGTTTTGCTGACCCATCCTGATGATGGGACGGGAGGCCGGCCCGAGGTGCCGCGGGGAGAGCTGCGCCGGATCCTGATGGAGTCGCTTCCTGCGGGGACGATTCGATGGGGGCACAAGGTGGCCTCGGTAAGTCCGCTTGGCGGGGGGCGGCATGAGGTGGCTTTTGCGAATGGCTCCGCCGTGACTACTAGCCTTCTCGTAGGTGCCGATGGCGCCTGGTCGAAAGTCCGCCCGATTCTCTCCGGAGCGAAGCCGGAGTATGTCGGCACGACCTTCATCGAGACCCATTTGTCGGATGGCGATGTCCGGCACCCTGCGAGTGCGGAAGCGGTTGGCGGTGGCTCGATGTTTTCTGTGGCACCGGGGAAGGGGATCCTCGCGCATCGTGAGCCGAATGGCGTGCTGCACACCTATGTGGCTCTGAACAAGCCGAAGAAGTGGGTGGAGAGCATCGATTTCTCCGACCAAGCGACAGCCTTGGACCGCATTGCGGCCGAGTTTGAAGGCTGGGCTCCGGAGCTGAGGGCGCTCATCACCGATGGGGAGACCGTTCCCGCGGCCCGCGTGCTTCACATCCTCCCGGCAGATCATCGGTGGGATCGCGTGCCTGGCGTGACGCTGCTCGGGGATGCAGCGCACCTGATAATGCCCTCGGGCGAGGGGGCGAATCTCGCGATGCTGGATGGTGCGGAGCTGGGGGCAGCCATTGCGGCCCATCCCGGTGATGTTGAGGCGGCACTTGCCGCGTACGAAGAGGTCATGTTCCTCCGCAGCGCTGCGGCTGCGAAGGCAGCGGAAGAGATGCAGGAGATCTTGTTCGGGGACGACGCGCCGCAAGGCCTACTCGATTTCTTCGCCGCTCACCAGCCAGGAGAGTGA
- a CDS encoding YceD family protein, with amino-acid sequence MSDRLLIDLATLPEEGKNFSGELPAEIFDLPEHDAKPVGPLSYDLRAQRFGSELLLSGSLSAPFEFMCVRTVHPFKQTIHVEGANVSVEIEQEGPLDATEAVREEILLAFPDYPRCDEGDEPQHCEIDSRYLAVDKPAGDGVETRPRAPGDDRWSALDALDKHDSER; translated from the coding sequence ATGTCCGACCGCCTCCTGATCGACCTCGCCACCTTGCCGGAGGAGGGCAAGAATTTCAGCGGCGAGCTGCCGGCCGAAATTTTCGACCTCCCGGAACACGACGCGAAACCGGTCGGCCCGCTTTCCTACGACCTTCGTGCTCAAAGATTTGGCTCGGAATTACTGCTCTCCGGCAGTCTTTCCGCGCCTTTCGAGTTCATGTGCGTGCGCACCGTCCATCCATTCAAGCAAACCATCCACGTGGAGGGTGCCAATGTCTCCGTAGAGATTGAGCAAGAAGGACCTCTGGATGCCACCGAGGCCGTCCGGGAGGAAATCCTGCTGGCATTTCCCGACTACCCGCGCTGCGACGAAGGCGATGAGCCGCAGCACTGTGAAATCGATAGTCGCTATTTGGCAGTGGACAAACCTGCTGGCGATGGGGTAGAGACCCGCCCCCGCGCGCCGGGAGACGACCGCTGGTCTGCTCTCGACGCACTGGATAAACACGATTCCGAACGCTAA
- the panC gene encoding pantoate--beta-alanine ligase: MRQAATTEELRREIATLPRPLVLVPTMGALHEGHLALMRRAREAAGPHGTVAVSIFVNPIQFDRPGDLAAYPQPLADDLAKCDAEGVDLVFTPAAGGMYFPDRSITVTESLLSRHLCGATRPGHFDGVCTVVLKLFNLFQPDAAVFGEKDVQQLAILRRMVRDLDVPVEIIGYPTVREPDGLAMSSRNVRLTPEHRADAPRIRRALEGARSLLQFGERSAAPFLAAARKHLEDSPFLRIDYLELVDAETLQPIAQIKRPSVLATAVFYDDVRLIDHMTLLP; encoded by the coding sequence ATGCGCCAAGCCGCCACGACCGAAGAACTGCGCCGCGAAATCGCCACCCTCCCCCGCCCGCTGGTGCTCGTGCCGACCATGGGCGCCCTCCACGAAGGCCACCTCGCCCTGATGCGCCGCGCCCGCGAGGCCGCCGGCCCGCACGGCACCGTCGCAGTCTCGATCTTCGTCAATCCCATCCAATTCGACCGCCCCGGCGACCTCGCCGCCTACCCCCAGCCGCTGGCGGACGATCTCGCGAAATGCGACGCCGAGGGCGTCGACCTCGTCTTCACCCCGGCCGCCGGCGGCATGTATTTCCCGGACCGCTCGATCACCGTGACGGAATCGTTGCTCTCCCGGCACCTCTGCGGCGCCACCCGCCCCGGCCACTTCGATGGCGTCTGCACGGTCGTCCTGAAGCTCTTCAATCTCTTCCAGCCGGACGCCGCCGTCTTCGGCGAAAAGGATGTCCAGCAGCTCGCCATCCTCCGCCGCATGGTCCGCGACCTCGACGTCCCGGTGGAAATCATCGGCTACCCCACCGTCCGCGAACCGGACGGCCTCGCCATGTCATCCCGCAATGTCCGCCTCACCCCCGAACACCGCGCCGACGCCCCCCGCATCCGCCGCGCCCTCGAAGGCGCCCGCTCCCTCCTCCAATTCGGCGAACGCTCCGCCGCCCCGTTCCTCGCCGCCGCCCGCAAGCACTTGGAAGACTCTCCGTTCCTCCGCATCGACTACCTCGAACTCGTCGACGCCGAGACGCTCCAACCCATCGCCCAAATCAAGCGCCCGTCCGTGCTCGCCACCGCGGTGTTCTATGATGACGTACGACTGATCGATCACATGACGCTGTTGCCGTGA
- the plsX gene encoding phosphate acyltransferase PlsX, with protein MKVALDAMGGDHAPAVNIGGAKEALELYPAIEKIFLVGDEEAIRAECQKQGLSTTSPRVAIVHAPEVIGMAEPGAKTVRRKKQSSINVAMDLVKAGEADAFISAGNTGAAVASATIKLRLIEGVDRAGIASGLPNEHGICHLLDAGANPEAKPEHLLVYAIMGSAFARHVLGVKHPKVGLMSNGEEDEKGTTFTKETFTLLKGFADSGKAPFDFVGNVEGHDLFETQLDVVLCDGFTGNVVLKSCEATAKAMFKWLKKELTANTVRKIGATIAKGAFLAVKDRASAESYGGSPLLGVNGVVIIAHGGSTAVAVRNAIRVGMETVQHRVNPHIEATLQEVGL; from the coding sequence ATGAAAGTAGCACTCGATGCCATGGGCGGCGACCACGCCCCCGCCGTGAATATCGGCGGAGCCAAGGAAGCCCTCGAACTCTACCCGGCGATCGAAAAGATCTTCTTGGTCGGCGACGAGGAAGCGATCCGCGCCGAGTGCCAGAAGCAGGGACTTTCCACGACCTCGCCGCGCGTGGCCATCGTTCACGCGCCGGAAGTCATCGGCATGGCCGAGCCAGGGGCCAAGACGGTCCGCCGGAAAAAGCAGTCGTCGATCAATGTCGCGATGGATCTGGTGAAGGCGGGCGAGGCAGACGCCTTCATCTCCGCCGGCAATACCGGTGCCGCCGTGGCCTCCGCCACCATCAAACTTCGGCTGATCGAGGGCGTCGATCGCGCCGGCATCGCTTCCGGCCTGCCAAATGAACACGGCATCTGCCACCTGCTCGATGCCGGTGCGAATCCGGAAGCCAAGCCGGAGCACCTGCTCGTCTACGCCATCATGGGCAGCGCCTTCGCCCGCCACGTGCTGGGCGTAAAACACCCGAAGGTCGGCCTCATGTCGAATGGCGAGGAAGACGAGAAAGGCACCACTTTCACGAAGGAAACCTTCACCCTCCTCAAGGGGTTCGCCGACAGCGGCAAGGCTCCATTCGATTTCGTCGGCAATGTAGAAGGGCATGACCTCTTCGAGACCCAGCTTGATGTCGTCCTCTGCGACGGCTTCACCGGCAACGTGGTCCTTAAGTCCTGCGAAGCCACCGCCAAGGCGATGTTCAAGTGGCTCAAGAAAGAGCTCACCGCGAACACCGTCCGCAAGATCGGCGCCACGATCGCCAAGGGCGCCTTCCTCGCCGTGAAAGACCGCGCCAGTGCCGAATCCTACGGCGGCAGCCCCCTGCTCGGCGTGAATGGCGTCGTAATCATCGCTCATGGCGGCTCGACCGCAGTGGCGGTGCGGAACGCGATCCGCGTCGGCATGGAAACCGTCCAGCACCGCGTGAATCCGCACATCGAGGCGACGCTGCAGGAAGTAGGACTGTGA
- a CDS encoding OmpH family outer membrane protein encodes MTIIRRISALFAALALCGSAVAQEGKLKIATVDMQQLFKEYHRTNEAQKEINVERARIQKDNNDRLATIRELDNQLQTMRKQLEDPTIAQSKKETVFNDWNVKQQEGIALDRERREFLTRRNQLLNEKMVQRMKGILEEIRKLVEEKAKAEDYDYVFDKSGLSTSQVPFFLYTKDATDITAVLLKELNKDAPAESKPSEDVSSGPGSPSSEDAKGAGDGQ; translated from the coding sequence ATGACCATTATCCGCCGCATTTCCGCCCTCTTTGCCGCACTCGCTCTCTGCGGGAGTGCCGTGGCCCAGGAAGGCAAGCTGAAGATCGCGACCGTCGATATGCAGCAGCTTTTCAAGGAATACCATCGCACCAACGAGGCGCAGAAGGAGATCAACGTGGAGCGCGCGCGGATTCAGAAGGACAACAACGATCGCCTCGCCACCATCCGCGAGCTGGATAACCAACTCCAGACCATGCGCAAGCAGCTGGAGGATCCCACGATCGCCCAGTCGAAGAAGGAGACCGTTTTCAACGATTGGAACGTGAAGCAGCAGGAAGGCATCGCCCTCGACCGCGAGCGCCGCGAATTCCTGACCCGCCGCAACCAGCTGCTCAACGAGAAGATGGTGCAGCGCATGAAGGGCATCCTGGAGGAAATCCGCAAGCTGGTGGAAGAAAAGGCCAAGGCCGAGGACTATGACTACGTCTTCGACAAGTCCGGCCTGAGCACCTCGCAGGTGCCCTTCTTCCTCTACACGAAGGACGCCACCGACATCACCGCGGTGCTGCTGAAGGAGCTCAACAAGGATGCGCCGGCCGAAAGCAAGCCGTCCGAAGATGTTTCGTCGGGTCCCGGCTCGCCATCGTCCGAAGATGCGAAGGGCGCTGGCGATGGCCAGTGA
- the rpmF gene encoding 50S ribosomal protein L32: MAVPKRRQSKSRQKMRRGASRWRAPIFKTCPECESRVPSHIACPSCGTYNGRKVLEVDAL, encoded by the coding sequence ATGGCCGTACCAAAGCGCCGTCAATCCAAGAGCCGGCAAAAGATGCGCCGCGGCGCCAGCCGCTGGCGCGCACCGATTTTCAAGACCTGCCCGGAGTGCGAAAGCCGCGTGCCTTCCCACATTGCGTGCCCTTCCTGCGGCACCTATAACGGTCGCAAGGTGCTTGAAGTGGATGCGCTCTAA